The Triticum aestivum cultivar Chinese Spring chromosome 4B, IWGSC CS RefSeq v2.1, whole genome shotgun sequence sequence ttcctctagtggtcttatgtgaacgtcgactacatgacacttcaccatgatttgggcctaggggaaggcattgggaagtaataagtagatgatgggttgctagagagacataagcttaaaccctagtttatgcgttgattcgtaaggggctgatttggatccacatgtttcatgttatggttagatttatcttaattcttcttttgtagttgcggatgcttacgagaggggttaatcataagtgggaggattgtccaagtaaggacaacacccaagcactagtccacccagatatcaaattatcaaagtaactaacatgaatcatatgagcatgatgaaaactaacttgaccgtaattcccatgtgtcctcgggagtgctttgctttatataagagtttgtcctggcttatcctttggtacaaaaaggattgggccacctttctgcactttagttacacttgttacttgttactcgttacgaattatcttatcacaaaattatctattaccgataatttcagtgcttgcagagaataccttgctgaaaactgcttgtcatttccttctgctcctcgttgggtttgacactcttagttttcgaaaggactacgatagatcccccatacttgtgggtcatcaaagtgGAACGGAGAGAAAGGGTCACCCTGTCTAACCCCACATAGGTAGGGAAGTAAGAACTGATCTTGCCGTTGATGTTGACTGCGGTCTGACCGGAGCAGACCATCTGCATGACCCGGGTAACCCAACGGTCATCAAACCTCTTCTGGAGCAGGACTTCCCAAAGGAATGTCCAGCTGACCATGTCATAGGCTTTGTGGAAGTCGATTTTCAGGAAGACGGGCTTTTGGTGTTTGGTACGGACCTCATGAAGTACTTCATGAAAGACTAGGACCGCATCTAGGATATACATGCCTGCGAACGTATCCGGATGGCCCCTCATATATCGTTCCCTGCATCCACATATCTCAAATCTAGACTCTCAAACCCATGCACGTCGACCATACACGCAAATGTTGCACGTAAATAACaaatgttagtaccaaaaatacaTAGTGTGTACACAAAATTTATTTGaagtgcacaactcaaacatcAGCTCTTTTGTTTCCATTGTGGGtccacatatgctccacaagatcACTGAGTAGCTGCGCATGCACATGATgatctcgaagattctgatgcaCCTGTAGAAAGTTCATAAGCTGAGCTGCATCTTGATCTTCCGAGATTTGAACTTGTTCTCCAAACGCTTCAAAATCATTGGTTTGGGCAacaccatcaccctcatcctcgacaatcatattgtgcaagataacacaacatgtcataagctgccacaaagtttttgattcccacatcattgcaaCTCCACGAACAGTTCCCCAACGAGCTTGAAGTACTccgaatgccctctccacatccttcctagttaTTTCTTGCATTATTGCAAAGTGTCTTTCTTTGTTACCGTGTGGttcggatatggtcttcacaaacgtcgtccactgaggatagatgccACGGCAAGATAGTAACCCATGCCGTACTCATGATCACTGACTGTGTAGTTGGACAGCGGCGATTCCCCATTATAAAGCCTCCTGAACAAGGGAGATCGTTCAAGCAAGTTGATGTCATTGTTAGAACCCgacattccaaagaaagcatgccaaatccacaaGTCATGTGGTGTCACTTCCtctagtatgatggtggcctctttggtgtgaccttgatacattctcCACAAACCTTTGGGGCAGTACTTCCATTGgtaatgcatgcaatcaattgatgcTGGAAACCCTCTGGCCTCTCCAATAGCCAATAACTTTTCTGTGTCCTGCACATTTGGTTCCCTTAGATACTCTGCTCCAAACAACTGCACGACGACGCGGGCAAACTTGACAGTAGTCTTTAGGCCCCATCCTAACCATCTCACCAATGACATCTGCGACAataccaagtgcaagcatcctcagagcagCCATGCACTTATGCTTAGCAGAGAAAGAAAGTTGGCCACGACAATCCCTTGTGAGCTTGAAGTGGTCACCGTGTGCCCCCACTCCCTCCACAACTTGCAAAAGCAATGGTTCCACATGCAAAAACGACAATGAAACCATGGATCATCCTGGAAAGTTGGGTTCAGAGCAAAGTAGTCTTTCTACAGTAGCCGTGCTCCGGACACCCTATCCCGATTGGTCACTCTTCCccctttgattgagcccttgaagttgagaatatgctcgacttgccggtccatttcctcttgcatgctcgTGAACATGATCACGTCCACTTCTTCGTTCCAATCAGAGGAAtcgaagaactcatcttgaatcatttgatCAAGGTCCGTCGGTCTATACTCCTCGTTGGGCAAAGCATCGGAATTCATCATTTTAACTAAAAAACACACAAAACTAGTGCGGACAATGTGTCAAACACATAGAGTGCAAGGGGGAGCCCGGGAGTTGCCGGACGTACCATGGTGGAGTCCGGGCCGGCGACGACGTCCCAAGCGGCGGGGACGGGAGAGAGGAGTGTTTTGCCGGTGCTGGCGGCACAGAGGCTCGAAACGGCTGCAGAGCGCGCGCGACGGACGTCGCGGAGGAGGAATAAGAGAGGAGAGAGCAAATGGGTCTGGTAGGTCACAGTGTTGGATTTGGTGTAATTTGCGGTGGAGTAGGGCTCTCGGGTCCGACGTGACGGACGCGCTCGGGCGCCTCCATATCTGCCCCATATTTAGGTTGGATATGAGTGGTGCCAGTCAGTCCGGGCCTTTGAGGCCCGCCTAAGGCGCCCGTCTAGATCAGTATTTTGTGATCAATCAGTGATTGGCCGTCCACCAGAGTCGTTTGAGACGCGGGGCTGTATATGCTCCTAGTTCACGTTTCACAGCTTGCCTCTCTCTGGCATGGTCGTGGTTTAAGAGACCACGCCTTGGCAGCGGCAACTCACGCACGCACCACTTGGGAACCACATGTGCACGCGCACTGCCCTTGGGATCCACATGTAACACACAAAGTACCAATTGGTGTATCTGGTCTGGCATACTGTATTACATAACACATTGCGGTAATGTAGTTATGTACGTAGATGGACACATAATGTGTCCTTATTTGAGATTAACCCTAGTCTGCCGCACTTTTTACCGAGCTGTGATCAGCCCTGCGATGAGGTGCTGTAGCTGACACAGGGAAGTTGGATAGGGTGCCACGCTGGCGTACCACGCAGGCAGGGTTGACAACTAGTACAAACTAGAATAGGTGCCACGCAGGCAGGGGTTGACGGGAATACACATCACAGGTCGGATGCAACACAGATCAAATGCAGTGAAGTAAATAATGCAGCAAGCAATCACAGCTCGGCATGCAGTTCAAATGCTGAATGGAACCATAAATCTCGCACACTCAAGTCACACTTCCGGTACAAGTGCTCCATCCAAGGGGAGATCATCATAATAAAAACAGAAGTAACCGATAGTCTTTCCTCAGCATTACCATGACTCACCAACTGATCTGATGCGCCCAGAAACGCGGTAAGCTTCTTTGCACCAAGATGACAcggggacgggacgggacgggacggacCGTTCCACAACTTGAATTCAGCACTACACCTGGCCTAACCTGCCACAGGGATCAAAGGAGGTTTTGACACAAGAACGTCGTTAGTACTTGTATGTACTTATGTTTGAGGCTAGAGCAACGCTATAATAAACTGACTGAGCATACCTAGGCTAGATAGGAGACTGCTAGCTGCTTCATGTTCCTCCAGTTCAACCTATGAATGTCTGCCTGGTGTCCCCCACCAAGTGGTAGTCCCCAGGCGATGGCTGGTATGGGCGTGCATTAGCGCTCTCAGCCAAGTTGATGCCATTAGACCACTCGCCTTCAAAGACGAGCAATATTAGTGAGACAAATCTGGATTTCGAAACATAATGTACGACGTAGCATTGTTATTTGTATTATTCCCACTAGACTTATTATTGCTACCAGACCTCAAGGATAAACCAAACAACTAAAATTATACACACACATGAGGAAATGGTTGTTCTAACTAATACATTCTTCTCAACTGCAAGCGTATATACTATCGGTTGTAGAGTACAGTGGTAAAGTCTGGTTCTCACCCATTCATAATAAGAGGGCCGGGTAATTCCCCTAGTCAAGATAACTAGGAGCACCTCAGCATGAATTATACACAAATAAAAGTAGTTGTACAAGTAAGTCGATATTATTGGTACGGTAACCGTGTTCATCATTTTTTGGGACCCGAGACAAATAGTAGTTGACACTATGGCCTTAAGCAGTCCATTTTTTGGGACCCAAGACAAATATTATTGGTATGATCCTCAAGTAGTCCACGCATCAAATTTTTTAATATATATCAGATGAATGCTGAACAGGTAGAGAAGCCATGCTTGTGCAGAAAAATGCAGATGCAGTAGAGTTAGAAATGGTCGTGTAGAGGCATGAAACAAACACAGTATCAATCAGAAAAGAGGTATAGTATTTTTGAAGCAACACATGTAACAATTGTGAATACTAGTAAAAGGTAATTTAGGAGGGCAAATGTTAAAAGATGATGGGCAGCAAAGCATTTACCTGAGGAGGAGAGCGCCCGTGGCAGCTCCCAAGCCCGAACGAAGCGGCTGGCCAGGCGGATGCTCGGAGGCGCAACAAGACCATACACCTGGCACTCCACCACCTTGCGAGCACGCATGTCAACACCAAAGAGGTGCTCCTCGAGGAAGAAGTAGACCACATCGGGGTTCTTGGGGTGAATGAGCGCGACGATGGGGATCTTCTCCGGCAGCCCGGCCGCCTTGTAGCTCTCATCGGCCCAGATCTCTGTAAAGCTCGCCTGTTGCTCCAGCGTCCACTCCCTGGAGTTTGGATCGCCCAGCGTCCACACGCTTACCGTGGGAGTGGGAGTGTGAGTGCCGCCGACACCAGCACCAGCACGCTTGCCCATGTACATGTCGACGAAACGCAGCTTGCCGCCGCTCACCCCCACGTAACGGAACTTGTCGGCGGCACCCCAACCTTCCCTGCACTCCAGGACCCTTCCCGGCGGGAACGGAACGAAGCCCAGGACCGGCTCGTCGGCGAAGGGGTCGCAGGTGATGACGCCCCATGAGAGGTCCACCCACCAGAGCCTCCCGTGATGCGAAACCACGCAGATGGGAGCCAGCGGGCGTGGCGGGAGCGGGTAATGGACGGTCTTCTCGATCCACTCCCCAACCTCtgtggagaagcagaggagcgtGGCTTCGTCCAGGCCGATGATGGGCTGGAGCTCCGCGACCATGTAGTGGCCGCCGCCCCTGGGGGAGACGAGAAGGCCGAGGAGGGCCTGGTGCATGATGGTGGCCTCAGGGTAGGGGAGGTGGAACGCCGAGCCGGTGGTGGCGTCGAGCACGAAGTAGCGAGAAGTAGCGAATTTCCAGGAGAGTTCCTGGAGGCCGGGGCGACGGATGACCTCACGGGTCGGGGCGCAGTGCAGGttggcctggaggaggagaaggccggaggggtcggcggcgaggacgaAGGGGAAGTTGCGGGGCGTAGGGGGGTCCGGGAAGACACGCGGGGAGACGGTGAGGATCGAGACGCGCGGCGGCGCCGCCAGCTCGACGGAGACGTCGCCGGCGTCCGCCAGTGCGGAGACGCGCGGGATGCTGCCTAGGATGACCCACGGCGAGGAGGGCGGCTGCGCGGAGGACGACGAGGACGGATGCGGCTGCGCCATCGATCTGGGCTCGCAACGAAGCGAAGGAAGGAGAGTGGGAAAGGCGGAGCCGCGTGGTGTGGGTGGCGTGGTGCAGAAGAAGGCGCAGAGCAGAGCTGAGCGAGCCGGCGGGAAACAGGGGAGTGGCAGCCTTTCTAGTTTGAACGTCTCGtctcctctctctatctctctcatgcTATTTCTTGTCGCTTTCCACAGATGCTTTCCACAGGACCATTTTTCTTAGAGATCATTCAAAGTCATAGAACTTACCTCACATGTTCACTTTGATGCTAGAATTTTAAAAATATGGTTTTGTGGTGACCTAACTTGTCTCAAGCGTACAAATACAGAAAACGCCTTCGTATTTTTTATTTGTGGAGGAAAAAAACCAACCAATACTACACTGCACATATATGCAAAAATTAACAACACAATAAAAAAAACAGGTCCACCAGGAGTCGTAGCACAAATTACTGCAGCCACCACACCATCCAGTATGCAATGTTTATTATGGGTAAGAAACTTATATTTACTCAAAGGAAACACTTTTCTTAAGATATTTGTAAAACGTAAGTAATAAAGTTATGTTCAAATTTTTTTGTGTTAAAAATATTATACATATATGATGTTTagtaaagaaaaacttttaaatATAAACCAATGTATTATATataagtaataatttttttaagatATTTAAGAACATAAGGAataaaattatgttcaaatatttgTGTCTTAAAAATATTATACACGGGAATGATGATTAGTAAATAAAAATATTTATATATAAACATGCGTATTATGTAAAAATATTTAATTAATACAGATAGAAAATGTTTAATAAATGAATATTTTTAATGGATCCAAAAAAGATATACACTTGTGTCTTATATTTAAATTATCTAAAATGATGAATACAAACTTTACTAAATATTTACGAATATTTACTTGTGTGTAATTTTTACTCATGACTTATATTCAAAAAATATATAGTATTTATATTAGCCATAATTGATTATTACACTAACAGTTTCAATtttaaattatgaatatttttagtTATGCAAACATTGACTATACAAATGTGCGTATAATTATTAAAAAAATTGtattataataataataactttTTTGCATTGTAATTTAGAAAACCACATATTTAATAGACACATTTATATCACACACAAGTTTATATGATACTCAGATTGATAAAATATTTTACTAAACATTTTTTTATCTTAAAAAAACATGTGCAAACATATATGATACACACACTTATACAACATGCAGGTTTTACAAATATCTTTAAAAAAGTAGCTCGTGCAAAATGGGCCGCAGTATACACAGCCTATTTAAGCTCAACGTGTGTCCTATTCCAGTACATATACCGCTCAAAAAAATATATTCCAGTACATACACGGTCCTTGTTGATATTGCACATTCATATGTTTACGGTGTAGTGGCTGTAGTTTCCCCTGTCAAAACAGTTGGTCGTGAATTTGAGTTtgaaagtatttttttgtttttaattttcaCATATATGTGCATCACTGTGGcagggtttttctgcaaataaaAAATATGAGGTGGTTTTGTGCAAAAATATGTCAGTGCGGTTGACTTTCCTGTGAATAAAAGTAATATGAGGGTGTTTTCTGTAAAAGTATGTGATGTCCAACACCATCACTCACTGACATGTCAGGTCATACACACACATACGGCCGCATGCGTGTACTGTGACTGTATCTGCACACCGGAATTAAGTTAGATGAATACAATACCATCTTTTTAAAGTTCTAGCACCAAACTAAACTTGTGACGTAAGTTTTATGACTCCAAATGATATTACCTCAATATCACTGTAAGTCATATAACTTACGTTCGATGTTCAATTTGGTTACAGAACTTGTAAAATATGGAATTGTAATCACATAACTTGTCATCTCGTGCAAATACGGTATTTTGTCCGTATCCCATGCTTATGTGGCATGCCAGCAGTGCTATGACCCACCATCAGTGACTGAAACAAATTGGTGCAATACGCCCCGTGTGTCTTTTCACAAAAACAACCCTCGCTCTATATTTAAACTCACAGAAGTCCCCCACCAGCACGTATGTGTCCCACATATCAGCATGATGTCGAAATGAGAAATAAAAAGCACGCCGGCAGGGTTTGAACTGACGACTACATATGCGCACATGCATAGCGAACCACTCCACCAAGCACAATGTCATGCCTTTGTTGAGATACATTTACAGTTATGCTGAACGCATTTTTTCCCCAATTCCGCTTTCTCGGGTTCGGCTAGAAAAATAGGTTTCCAGAAAATCCTTTTCCGCCagaactttcaaatgaaattcgaATTTAAAAACACGTTAAATTTTGTAATGTTTAACCCAAAACATACATGAACTTGTTCACGAGCAAGCATTTTTTCGATTCCCTTTTTTTGGAAGGGGCTGCAAAATCCGGTTTTCAAAATATCTCATAAATTCCGGGTCTTTTTGCCCAAAATTTTGAATTCATTTTTTTAGTGT is a genomic window containing:
- the LOC123094875 gene encoding uncharacterized protein; its protein translation is MAQPHPSSSSSAQPPSSPWVILGSIPRVSALADAGDVSVELAAPPRVSILTVSPRVFPDPPTPRNFPFVLAADPSGLLLLQANLHCAPTREVIRRPGLQELSWKFATSRYFVLDATTGSAFHLPYPEATIMHQALLGLLVSPRGGGHYMVAELQPIIGLDEATLLCFSTEVGEWIEKTVHYPLPPRPLAPICVVSHHGRLWWVDLSWGVITCDPFADEPVLGFVPFPPGRVLECREGWGAADKFRYVGVSGGKLRFVDMYMGKRAGAGVGGTHTPTPTVSVWTLGDPNSREWTLEQQASFTEIWADESYKAAGLPEKIPIVALIHPKNPDVVYFFLEEHLFGVDMRARKVVECQVYGLVAPPSIRLASRFVRAWELPRALSSSGEWSNGINLAESANARPYQPSPGDYHLVGDTRQTFIG